One region of Solanum pennellii chromosome 6, SPENNV200 genomic DNA includes:
- the LOC107022890 gene encoding protein MKS1-like: MDSSENSTGKSPKRELQGPRPTPLKLRKDSHKIKKPPVVPHQHHQLPPHHQPPPRPPIIIYTVSPKVIHANPSEFMSLVQRLTGPNSTSSSSSSTSSSISSFPFQENTNNISAISPAARFASIENTRTTRGNIKGSQITNCDMEMINHEEIEISREIERNYSGVFPQGILSPNPSSLQPISSNFFSPPSAGFFHDLSPELHNNRNYFEHSSNYLPSPSNFISPTIILSPSTPFDLFNNIFDQYREN; encoded by the coding sequence ATGGACTCATCGGAAAACTCCACCGGTAAGTCGCCGAAAAGAGAACTCCAAGGTCCCCGGCCAACGCCACTCAAATTACGTAAAGATTCACACAAGATTAAAAAACCACCGGTGGTGCCACATCAGCACCACCAATTGCCACCTCATCATCAACCACCACCACGACCACCCATTATAATATACACCGTGTCCCCAAAGGTAATCCATGCAAACCCTAGTGAGTTCATGTCTTTAGTCCAACGACTCACCGGACCAAATTCcacctcatcatcatcatcatcaacatcatcGTCAATCTCCTCATTTCCTTTTCAAGAAAATACGAATAATATTAGCGCGATATCTCCGGCTGCTAGGTTTGCTTCAATAGAGAATACAAGAACTACAAGAGGGAATATTAAAGGATCACAAATTACTAATTGTGACATGGAAATGATTAATCATGAAGAGATTGAGATAAGTAgagaaattgaaagaaattatagtGGAGTTTTTCCTCAAGGTATTTTGTCACCAAATCCATCTTCTCTTCAACCTATATCATCAAATTTCTTCTCACCTCCATCAGCTGgattttttcatgatttaagTCCTGAATTACATAATAATAGGAATTATTTTGAACATAGTAGTAATTATTTGCCTAGtccttcaaattttatttcaccTACCATAATTCTATCTCCAAGTACTCCTTTTGACCTTTTCAATAACATCTTTGACCAATATAGAGAGAACTAG